A DNA window from Akkermansiaceae bacterium contains the following coding sequences:
- a CDS encoding DUF4105 domain-containing protein: MQLLRNLSGALLVFILFPVTLWTVGAIWFDGPLPGVGNGLLALFWVILLAFAVTRSRKLRLRFAGWLLMFLAVLIPWLLKKPSNDRDWEVESANVPGVTIEGDVVTFTNFRNFDYQPDGTPIEKWETKQFHLSKLKHMDFFMTYWGGRTLVGHPIFSFDFGDEGHVAFSIESRREKGETYDVLTSLYKQYELVYIVGAESDVIRVRTNFRKGEDVFLYRLKIKETTTRMRFAEYLDSINRFQARPAWYNAITANCTTAVRGQITTEERHSLDWRILANGRLDEALNELGIFDKSLPFPELKQRSHINPAALANPDPATFSETIRKGMPGFE, from the coding sequence ATGCAACTGCTACGCAACCTCTCCGGCGCCCTACTGGTCTTCATCCTCTTCCCGGTCACGCTGTGGACCGTGGGTGCCATCTGGTTCGACGGACCGCTGCCCGGTGTGGGCAACGGCCTGCTGGCATTGTTCTGGGTGATCCTGCTGGCATTCGCCGTCACGCGCTCGAGGAAGCTGCGGCTGCGCTTCGCCGGGTGGCTGCTCATGTTCCTGGCCGTGCTCATTCCGTGGCTGCTCAAGAAGCCGTCGAACGACCGCGATTGGGAGGTGGAGTCCGCGAACGTTCCCGGCGTGACCATCGAGGGGGATGTGGTGACTTTCACGAACTTCCGCAACTTCGACTACCAGCCGGACGGCACGCCGATCGAGAAGTGGGAGACGAAGCAATTCCACCTTTCCAAGCTGAAGCACATGGACTTCTTCATGACCTACTGGGGTGGCCGTACCCTGGTGGGACATCCCATCTTCAGCTTCGACTTCGGGGATGAAGGCCACGTGGCCTTTTCCATCGAAAGCCGCCGCGAAAAGGGCGAGACGTATGACGTCCTCACCAGCCTCTACAAGCAGTACGAGCTGGTCTACATCGTCGGCGCGGAGAGCGATGTCATCCGCGTGCGCACGAACTTCCGCAAGGGCGAGGATGTCTTCCTCTACCGACTGAAGATCAAGGAAACGACGACGCGCATGCGCTTCGCGGAGTATCTGGACTCAATCAACCGCTTCCAGGCCCGCCCGGCGTGGTACAACGCCATCACCGCGAACTGCACCACCGCCGTGCGCGGCCAGATCACCACGGAGGAACGGCACTCGCTGGACTGGCGCATCCTCGCCAACGGCAGGCTGGACGAGGCGCTCAACGAGCTGGGCATCTTCGACAAGTCCCTCCCCTTCCCAGAGCTGAAGCAGCGCAGCCACATCAACCCCGCCGCACTGGCGAACCCGGACCCCGCGACGTTTTCCGAGACCATCCGCAAGGGGATGCCGGGGTTCGAGTGA
- a CDS encoding TlpA family protein disulfide reductase encodes MHRFPRIPLLISLLSLPLAGLTHAQPAAAELVEKDYQASMEKWALELRLAETPDARAAAMAKRPDPHAAAKRMWTAIGGSLKDGWTLEPASWFLSLASNLIIRKEDGMPAPAYAEQTKAIREAVEQHHLKSPDLTAMCFALTAGNDPGTLALLEKIISTNPDKKIQGVASLATAMVLKNSGDTPELMARRLTAIKKAIIDSADVEIGGTSVSRIAADELYIIRYLTKGRVAPDLQGTDSAGRALTLAEHKGKIVVLMFWNSNIAEANRVVEFANTLQEKFQGQPVTVLGVNNDPLEQLRGFQADGTVRFPNFSDPENKLSAEYRIGHWPLIYVLDAERKVSFAGAPGSFVELAVDALLNPAPATPAK; translated from the coding sequence ATGCATCGCTTTCCCCGCATCCCGCTCCTGATTTCCCTGCTGTCCCTGCCGCTCGCCGGTCTGACCCATGCACAACCCGCCGCCGCGGAGTTGGTGGAGAAGGACTACCAGGCATCCATGGAAAAATGGGCGCTGGAACTCCGGCTGGCGGAAACGCCGGACGCCCGCGCCGCCGCCATGGCGAAGCGGCCCGACCCACACGCGGCCGCGAAGCGGATGTGGACCGCCATCGGTGGGTCCCTGAAGGACGGGTGGACGCTGGAGCCCGCATCCTGGTTCCTGAGCCTGGCTTCCAACCTCATCATCCGGAAGGAAGACGGCATGCCCGCCCCGGCCTATGCGGAACAAACCAAGGCCATCCGCGAGGCGGTGGAGCAACACCATCTCAAGAGCCCGGATCTGACGGCCATGTGCTTCGCGCTGACAGCGGGGAATGATCCGGGCACGCTCGCATTGCTGGAAAAGATCATTTCCACCAACCCGGACAAGAAGATCCAGGGTGTGGCCTCCCTGGCCACCGCCATGGTGCTGAAGAACTCCGGTGACACGCCGGAACTGATGGCCCGCCGCCTGACCGCGATCAAGAAGGCCATCATCGATTCCGCCGATGTGGAGATCGGCGGCACCAGCGTTTCCAGGATCGCCGCGGACGAGCTTTACATCATCCGCTACCTGACGAAGGGCCGGGTGGCACCCGACCTCCAGGGAACGGACTCCGCCGGACGGGCGCTGACCCTTGCGGAGCACAAAGGGAAGATCGTCGTACTGATGTTCTGGAACAGCAACATCGCGGAGGCGAACCGCGTGGTGGAGTTCGCGAACACGCTGCAGGAAAAGTTCCAGGGCCAGCCGGTCACGGTGCTGGGCGTGAACAACGACCCGCTCGAACAACTGCGCGGCTTCCAGGCGGACGGAACCGTGCGCTTCCCGAATTTCAGCGATCCGGAAAACAAGCTTTCAGCCGAATACCGCATCGGCCACTGGCCGCTCATCTACGTGCTGGACGCGGAGCGGAAGGTGAGCTTCGCGGGTGCGCCCGGCTCCTTCGTGGAGCTGGCGGTGGACGCCCTGCTGAACCCCGCGCCAGCCACCCCGGCCAAATAA
- a CDS encoding 1-deoxy-D-xylulose-5-phosphate reductoisomerase: protein MSSTARKRRVVLLGSTGSIGTSTLKVAAMLRDRIEIIALAASTSVEKLAEQVRETGVRDVAIHDAAKEAELRALVPEGTRIYTGTEGLVHLATLAEADIVLVSIIGTAGLHPALAAIEEGKDLAVASKEILVMAGEVITAAAEKHGVRILPVDSEHNAIFQCLDGHRGGEAEVSRLILTASGGPFRRMPADQLAQVTPEQALKHPTWNMGPKITIDSATLFNKGLEMIEARWLFGIGMERIDVVVHPQSIIHSMVEFRDGSVLAQLSRTDMCFPIQYALTWPDRVKGNLQPLDFPTLAKLEFEAPRDDDFPALHLARRAGLTGGTLPAVLNAANEVAVDAFRAGHLPFPGIWECVAATMDAHTVRTSPDLSAVVAADAWARETARDFCQHLA from the coding sequence ATGAGTTCCACCGCACGAAAACGCCGCGTCGTCCTGCTCGGCTCCACCGGCTCGATCGGGACGTCCACGCTGAAGGTGGCGGCGATGCTGCGGGATCGCATCGAGATCATCGCCCTGGCTGCCTCCACCAGCGTGGAGAAACTGGCGGAGCAGGTGCGGGAGACAGGCGTGAGGGATGTGGCGATCCATGACGCGGCGAAGGAGGCCGAGCTGCGCGCGCTGGTGCCGGAGGGCACGCGCATTTACACCGGGACGGAGGGACTGGTCCACCTGGCCACGCTAGCGGAAGCGGACATCGTGCTGGTCTCCATCATCGGCACGGCGGGTCTGCATCCCGCGCTGGCCGCCATCGAGGAGGGCAAGGATCTGGCGGTGGCGTCGAAGGAAATTCTGGTGATGGCGGGCGAGGTCATCACCGCAGCGGCGGAGAAGCATGGTGTGAGAATCCTGCCGGTGGACAGCGAGCACAACGCCATCTTCCAGTGCCTGGACGGCCACCGTGGTGGCGAGGCGGAGGTTTCCCGGCTGATCCTGACGGCGTCCGGCGGACCGTTCCGCAGGATGCCCGCGGACCAACTGGCGCAGGTGACGCCGGAGCAGGCGCTGAAACACCCGACCTGGAACATGGGGCCGAAGATCACCATCGACTCCGCGACGCTTTTCAACAAGGGGCTGGAAATGATCGAGGCCCGCTGGCTGTTCGGCATCGGCATGGAGCGCATCGACGTCGTCGTGCATCCGCAGAGCATCATCCACTCCATGGTGGAGTTCCGGGATGGCTCGGTGCTGGCGCAACTGAGCCGGACGGACATGTGCTTCCCCATCCAGTACGCGCTGACCTGGCCGGACCGGGTGAAGGGAAACCTGCAGCCGCTGGATTTCCCGACACTGGCGAAGCTGGAGTTCGAGGCCCCGCGCGACGATGACTTCCCCGCGCTGCACCTGGCCCGCCGGGCCGGCCTGACCGGCGGCACGCTGCCCGCCGTGCTGAATGCGGCGAACGAGGTGGCGGTCGATGCCTTCCGCGCCGGGCACCTCCCCTTCCCCGGCATCTGGGAATGCGTGGCCGCCACCATGGACGCGCACACCGTCCGCACCTCGCCGGATCTCTCCGCGGTGGTCGCGGCGGACGCGTGGGCACGGGAAACGGCCCGCGATTTCTGCCAGCATCTCGCCTGA
- a CDS encoding CDP-archaeol synthase produces the protein MADSSTPAPAPSKGTVFIRRTTSTVLLWAIVAGTCYSMNAAAYLGLLAALTLLAAMEYFRMVQEDGVHCYPRLGMLTTAAYCGVVFHTFNSGGKMLPAEIDLFAIAFITMAAFALQLRYPVHGNDVLLSVASTVLGFIYIPFLFNFATRIVFLVPGPSEVPGAFLLLWLLAVTKFTDMGAYIVGSMIGKNKMIPHISPGKTWEGFAGAVFFSQLAACGLYALMPVKLAVLSGWPHVIALGFILCLLAVVGDLAESVVKRALGAKDSGKMLPGIGGSLDLIDSICFTAPALYFYLIWVLKVA, from the coding sequence ATGGCAGACTCCTCCACGCCAGCCCCAGCCCCGTCAAAGGGGACCGTCTTCATCCGCCGGACCACCAGCACGGTGCTTCTGTGGGCCATCGTCGCCGGGACCTGCTATTCGATGAATGCGGCCGCATACCTGGGCCTTTTGGCCGCGCTCACACTGCTGGCCGCGATGGAGTATTTCCGCATGGTGCAGGAGGACGGCGTCCACTGCTACCCGCGCCTGGGGATGCTGACGACGGCGGCCTACTGCGGGGTGGTGTTCCACACGTTCAACAGCGGCGGCAAGATGCTCCCGGCGGAGATCGATCTGTTCGCCATCGCTTTCATCACCATGGCGGCCTTCGCGCTGCAACTGCGCTACCCGGTCCATGGAAATGACGTGCTGCTGTCCGTGGCCTCCACGGTGCTGGGCTTCATCTACATTCCGTTCCTTTTCAACTTCGCCACGCGCATCGTGTTCCTCGTTCCCGGGCCGTCGGAGGTGCCGGGCGCATTCCTGCTGCTGTGGCTGCTGGCGGTGACGAAGTTCACGGACATGGGCGCCTACATCGTCGGCTCCATGATCGGGAAGAACAAGATGATCCCGCACATCAGCCCCGGGAAAACGTGGGAAGGGTTCGCCGGAGCGGTGTTTTTCTCCCAACTGGCGGCGTGCGGCCTCTACGCGCTCATGCCGGTGAAGCTGGCCGTCCTTTCCGGCTGGCCGCATGTCATCGCGCTGGGCTTCATCCTGTGCCTGCTGGCGGTCGTGGGTGACCTGGCGGAGAGCGTGGTGAAGCGTGCGCTGGGCGCGAAGGACTCCGGGAAGATGCTGCCGGGCATCGGCGGTTCGCTGGACCTCATCGACAGCATCTGCTTCACCGCCCCGGCGCTGTATTTCTATCTGATCTGGGTTCTGAAAGTCGCATGA
- a CDS encoding EF-hand domain-containing protein codes for MKTTQLMILGALLGATALAGAQDKPKRGGGFPPEIIEKFDTDKDGKLSKEEREAARVAHEKEFDKDGDGKLNDEERKALREDREKKLIARFDKDGDGKLSDEEKKAIPARPDRGGKKDKGDKPDGQ; via the coding sequence ATGAAGACGACACAACTGATGATCCTCGGCGCATTGCTCGGAGCCACCGCCCTGGCCGGAGCGCAGGACAAGCCAAAGCGCGGCGGCGGTTTCCCTCCGGAGATCATCGAAAAGTTCGACACCGACAAGGACGGCAAGCTCTCCAAGGAGGAGCGTGAGGCCGCCCGCGTGGCCCATGAGAAGGAATTCGACAAGGACGGCGACGGCAAGCTGAACGACGAGGAGCGCAAGGCCCTCCGTGAGGACCGCGAAAAGAAACTCATCGCCCGCTTCGACAAGGACGGCGACGGCAAGCTCTCCGATGAGGAGAAGAAAGCCATCCCCGCCCGCCCGGACCGTGGTGGCAAAAAGGACAAGGGCGACAAGCCTGACGGGCAATAA
- a CDS encoding DUF4198 domain-containing protein, with protein sequence MKRLLFSALLLPLSASAHDPWVQVNVVRQEPKQPVYADLMLGNHGNNHRDFLLASKIPLAASTLSLVGAKGAVTDLKPDIVDAGSEEKEGYWSVRIPSPAAGLQCVAHTYDAVVSYAPKRVVKSAKTYFISAAGNEGGVSFSEPLGHALELIPLDDPTKTTAGTKLKVRVLFKGQPLADTVVSCIPRGVELDTGFDPNHEAKTDAKGEAELPLPEANRYLVVAHRKAPEETGEKHSAGTDYAATLTLLVGEK encoded by the coding sequence ATGAAGCGACTGCTGTTCTCCGCCCTGCTGCTGCCCCTTTCCGCGTCCGCCCATGATCCGTGGGTGCAGGTGAACGTGGTGAGGCAGGAGCCGAAGCAGCCGGTGTACGCGGACCTGATGCTGGGCAACCACGGCAACAACCACCGCGATTTCCTGCTGGCGAGCAAGATCCCGCTCGCGGCTTCCACGCTGTCGCTGGTCGGCGCGAAGGGTGCGGTCACGGACCTGAAGCCGGACATCGTAGATGCGGGGTCCGAAGAAAAGGAAGGCTACTGGAGCGTGAGGATCCCGTCCCCGGCCGCAGGGCTGCAATGCGTGGCGCACACGTATGACGCGGTAGTCAGCTACGCGCCGAAGCGGGTGGTCAAAAGCGCGAAGACCTATTTCATCTCCGCGGCTGGCAATGAGGGCGGTGTTTCCTTTTCCGAGCCGCTGGGCCACGCGCTGGAACTCATCCCGCTGGACGATCCCACCAAGACAACCGCCGGGACGAAGCTGAAGGTGCGCGTGCTTTTCAAGGGCCAGCCGCTGGCGGACACCGTGGTGTCCTGCATCCCGCGCGGCGTGGAGCTGGACACGGGCTTCGACCCCAACCATGAGGCGAAGACGGACGCGAAGGGTGAGGCGGAACTGCCGCTGCCGGAGGCGAACCGCTATCTGGTGGTCGCGCACCGCAAGGCACCGGAGGAAACCGGCGAAAAGCACTCCGCGGGTACGGACTATGCAGCGACGCTGACGCTGCTGGTGGGGGAGAAATGA
- a CDS encoding type II secretion system protein has protein sequence MSVSRHRRTPLPRGLTLIEITIVLCVLMALIGTGLYVGGSIKTWRAGRDAAEALRSVHSAQRMFLADNPTVEVANITAAQIIPYLPDKATALPVVKPLKGSALTIRISSMPPVLLQGSTVYDPSGSSTDNLWDVGP, from the coding sequence GTGTCCGTTTCCAGACATCGCCGCACGCCGCTTCCGCGGGGACTCACGTTGATCGAGATCACCATCGTGCTATGCGTGCTGATGGCCCTGATCGGTACGGGGCTGTATGTGGGCGGGTCCATCAAGACATGGCGTGCGGGCCGTGATGCGGCGGAGGCGTTGCGCTCGGTCCATTCCGCACAGCGGATGTTCCTGGCGGACAACCCGACGGTGGAGGTGGCGAACATCACCGCCGCCCAGATCATCCCCTACCTGCCCGACAAGGCCACCGCCTTGCCGGTGGTGAAGCCGCTGAAAGGCTCCGCCCTGACCATCAGGATCAGCAGCATGCCCCCCGTGCTGCTCCAGGGCAGCACGGTGTACGATCCATCCGGCAGTTCCACTGACAATCTCTGGGATGTGGGACCATGA
- a CDS encoding type II secretion system F family protein: MSSLPSTKATAMGRPAAARGKPAPKSLFASFTNPPPKLFTRKELIGLFRGLSSMLRAQINTADALKYYAHGLPDKGMVDALNKICVDITAGVSIHEAFRRTGRFSDTIIGLVQAGSDAGQLHEAFRALAVRLTSEAHFKKQVRKATLVPGIIISVLIGAFMISQIKIVPQVEEMLSGVGQKADGLTAISFTVSHFIQKTWFLIIGGLIGFGVTVGVSAKVRNFILGLGMSRWRLMRNLVLGLRQMTFLSTMRLLHSNGINLAKSIRVSANSVKNTPFYNELRNAADKYEHSGVPLSTAFAKYTSVDPQVTHMLAIGEKSASIDNQLEMLCEMYEEDAQNNMVAFAATVNFLVLLIAVGLIAAVFVGTFLPIFLMGPKMMNSAL; this comes from the coding sequence ATGAGTAGTCTTCCCTCCACAAAAGCCACCGCGATGGGACGCCCCGCCGCGGCCCGGGGCAAGCCAGCTCCGAAGTCTCTTTTCGCCTCTTTCACGAACCCTCCGCCGAAGCTGTTCACGCGGAAGGAACTGATCGGCCTGTTCCGCGGACTCAGCTCCATGCTGCGGGCGCAGATCAACACCGCGGACGCTCTGAAATACTACGCCCACGGCCTGCCGGACAAGGGGATGGTGGACGCGCTGAACAAGATCTGCGTGGACATCACCGCCGGCGTGAGCATCCATGAGGCTTTCCGCCGCACGGGACGTTTCTCCGACACCATCATCGGCCTGGTCCAGGCGGGTTCTGACGCGGGCCAGCTCCACGAGGCGTTCCGCGCGCTGGCGGTCCGCCTGACCAGTGAGGCGCATTTCAAGAAGCAGGTCCGGAAGGCGACCCTGGTCCCCGGCATCATCATCTCGGTCCTCATCGGCGCGTTCATGATCTCCCAGATCAAGATCGTCCCGCAGGTGGAGGAAATGCTCTCCGGCGTCGGCCAGAAGGCGGACGGCCTCACCGCCATTTCCTTCACCGTGAGCCATTTCATCCAGAAGACATGGTTCCTGATCATCGGTGGCCTGATCGGCTTCGGCGTGACGGTGGGGGTTTCCGCAAAGGTGAGGAACTTCATCCTCGGGCTGGGCATGTCCCGCTGGCGGCTGATGCGGAACCTGGTCCTGGGCCTGCGCCAGATGACGTTCCTTTCGACGATGCGTCTGCTCCACTCGAACGGCATCAACCTCGCCAAATCCATCCGCGTCTCCGCCAACAGTGTGAAGAACACCCCGTTCTACAACGAACTGAGGAATGCGGCGGACAAGTACGAGCACTCCGGCGTCCCCCTTTCCACCGCCTTCGCCAAGTACACCTCCGTCGATCCACAGGTCACGCACATGCTCGCCATCGGTGAGAAATCCGCGTCGATCGACAACCAGCTCGAAATGCTGTGCGAGATGTACGAGGAGGACGCTCAGAACAACATGGTGGCCTTCGCCGCTACGGTGAACTTCCTCGTCCTGCTCATCGCCGTCGGCCTCATCGCCGCGGTGTTCGTGGGCACGTTCCTTCCGATCTTCCTGATGGGTCCGAAGATGATGAACAGCGCCCTGTGA
- the tadA gene encoding Flp pilus assembly complex ATPase component TadA: MIDFDGISFNDLISRRIMSELAAHDPSYLDLAHDQVPNRVTRYSFMASLARINGLPFMPKVADFCESDLHAQCDATVMTRGFFAPICRSGTDKIIVAIANPWNPLAEEYLAPRFPDHQIVKVVTLASEISRAIESVATNSGPSRSELEAIDVEDMDDGLHDFNVTTDYTEPMAQLIATIMADAVRTRASDVHFKVEKEIFYYSFRVDGDLGQRVEIPMKLKDRLDAFLLNLMKLPTEIRNTAPGISGRFTISYFQRPIDIRYERHRTYRGYHVTMRLLDKSNINVTLGKGTLAFDDETMFALHRVMKIPAGIIVMSGPTGSGKSTTLNAILRELNRPEVNILTLENPVEDEVPGITHCDLKSPREFKPMIASFMRSDPDIILMGEVRDLESAELAIEAAVTGHKVLTTIHTPRASQIIERFEQLGIERWKIAQTLKAACAQRLVKMLCLYCKEPINGISELERKTFSLDDSWASIPLFRGKPGGCPECRYSGYAGRTAILEIIPITPKVSDLLSKGEMTPYELEVKVAEEGKLPNLRRSGLRLLREGKTDLHAVSQVIDMTYTDE, encoded by the coding sequence ATGATCGACTTCGATGGCATCTCGTTCAACGACCTGATCAGCCGGCGCATCATGTCCGAGCTGGCCGCGCATGATCCATCCTACCTCGACCTCGCCCACGACCAGGTGCCGAACCGGGTCACCCGTTACAGCTTCATGGCCTCCCTGGCCAGGATCAACGGCCTGCCGTTCATGCCGAAGGTGGCGGACTTCTGCGAAAGCGACCTGCATGCGCAGTGTGACGCCACGGTGATGACGCGCGGCTTCTTCGCCCCCATCTGCCGTTCCGGCACGGACAAGATCATCGTCGCCATCGCCAACCCCTGGAACCCGCTGGCGGAGGAATACCTGGCCCCGCGCTTCCCCGACCACCAGATCGTCAAGGTGGTCACACTGGCCTCGGAGATCAGCCGTGCGATCGAGTCCGTCGCGACCAACAGCGGCCCCAGCCGGTCCGAACTGGAAGCCATCGATGTCGAGGACATGGACGATGGCCTCCATGACTTCAACGTCACGACGGATTACACGGAGCCGATGGCGCAGCTCATCGCCACCATCATGGCGGATGCGGTGCGGACGCGTGCTTCCGACGTCCATTTCAAGGTGGAGAAGGAAATTTTCTACTACTCGTTCCGGGTCGATGGCGACCTGGGCCAGCGGGTGGAGATCCCGATGAAGCTGAAGGACCGGCTGGATGCCTTCCTCCTCAACCTGATGAAGCTGCCCACGGAGATCCGCAACACGGCTCCGGGCATCTCGGGACGTTTCACGATCTCCTATTTCCAACGCCCCATCGACATCCGCTACGAGCGCCACCGCACCTACCGCGGCTACCACGTGACCATGCGTCTGCTGGACAAGAGCAACATCAACGTGACGCTCGGCAAGGGCACGCTGGCCTTCGACGACGAAACGATGTTCGCGCTGCACCGGGTGATGAAGATCCCCGCCGGCATCATCGTCATGTCCGGACCGACGGGTTCGGGGAAATCGACCACGCTCAACGCCATCCTGCGGGAACTCAACCGGCCGGAGGTGAACATCCTCACGCTGGAGAACCCGGTGGAGGACGAGGTGCCGGGCATCACCCACTGCGACCTGAAAAGCCCGCGCGAGTTCAAGCCGATGATCGCCTCCTTCATGCGGTCGGACCCGGACATCATCCTTATGGGTGAGGTGCGGGACCTGGAGTCCGCGGAGCTGGCCATCGAGGCGGCGGTGACGGGCCACAAGGTGTTGACCACCATCCACACCCCGCGCGCGTCCCAGATCATCGAGCGGTTCGAGCAGCTCGGCATCGAGCGGTGGAAGATCGCGCAGACACTGAAGGCCGCCTGCGCGCAGCGTCTGGTGAAGATGCTCTGCCTCTACTGCAAGGAGCCGATCAACGGCATCTCCGAGCTGGAGCGGAAGACCTTCAGCCTGGATGACTCCTGGGCGTCCATCCCGCTGTTCCGCGGGAAGCCGGGCGGATGTCCGGAGTGCCGCTATTCCGGATACGCCGGCCGGACCGCGATCCTTGAGATCATCCCCATCACGCCGAAGGTTTCCGACCTCCTGTCAAAAGGTGAAATGACCCCCTACGAACTGGAAGTGAAAGTGGCGGAGGAAGGCAAACTGCCCAACCTGCGGCGCAGCGGGCTGCGCCTGCTCCGCGAAGGGAAGACAGACCTCCACGCCGTCAGCCAGGTCATCGACATGACATACACCGATGAGTAG
- a CDS encoding type II secretion system protein GspD, with protein sequence MKPPALLLLPIALFTAGLSSAQDAPPPLTSAPPAADPGPLATPPAPRDTPLVGDSSVPTIDGAPPRIVAPETEPLPAIEPVPVPPPSPPEMQGAPGAPPPAPGTAFGPLEQQKLEAQQTSDGYIIKDAPLNEIFQFLAKSAGKQYFHNVKITGQEYLVTGHLNDGDPQQQMEELAFMYGLSLHVKGNTIYALTQAQLSQLPAAEYHYQLKYLRPSDIDQIKELIRPVLSPGTGIVNFEPKTNTVIIIDSAHRIEQARQFLRTIDQAKGQVVVETKIFRVNSRVGEKTGIDWSSSLGPNGTPLAVTRDLNSIFGLDPVTSSSGNLVLSPIQLSGVLRALADGNLARQVSNPTLITEDNEMASIFIIDRIPILTTTTTQATTGGNPTVTEEVRYKIGEEDPSISDDPEKHREIGISLVVTPTVLNDGTIRMRMRPRSAQISEYVRSTVTGNDYPKVTEAMIESIARVPDGHSLVVGGFYGEIQNKGRNKVPILGDIPVINFFFKSKDTSKEQSSLVFVITPKAYDPSNLAQNNSVSRTIRGNTLLERDHDWADPYNPGPAHEPNLRRAVRSLQPAEAPYYPRAEELAPPKPKTRRTTPPGRP encoded by the coding sequence ATGAAACCACCCGCCCTGCTGCTGTTGCCCATCGCCCTCTTCACGGCCGGACTTTCTTCCGCACAAGATGCGCCCCCGCCTCTGACCTCCGCCCCTCCCGCCGCGGATCCCGGCCCGCTGGCCACTCCCCCCGCCCCGCGGGATACCCCGCTGGTGGGTGACAGCTCCGTACCGACCATCGATGGCGCTCCTCCGAGAATCGTGGCTCCGGAAACCGAACCGTTGCCCGCCATCGAGCCGGTGCCGGTCCCTCCTCCATCCCCGCCGGAGATGCAGGGCGCACCCGGCGCACCGCCTCCCGCACCCGGCACGGCGTTCGGCCCGCTGGAACAACAGAAGCTCGAAGCCCAGCAGACCTCCGACGGCTACATCATCAAGGACGCGCCGCTCAATGAGATCTTCCAGTTCCTGGCGAAGTCCGCGGGCAAGCAGTATTTCCACAACGTCAAGATCACCGGCCAGGAGTACCTCGTGACGGGCCACCTCAATGACGGGGATCCCCAGCAGCAGATGGAGGAGCTGGCGTTCATGTACGGCCTCTCCCTCCATGTGAAGGGGAACACCATCTACGCGCTGACCCAGGCGCAGCTCAGCCAGCTCCCCGCGGCCGAGTACCACTACCAGCTCAAATACCTGCGTCCTTCCGACATCGACCAGATCAAGGAACTGATCCGGCCGGTCCTCAGCCCCGGCACGGGCATCGTCAACTTCGAGCCGAAGACCAACACCGTCATCATCATCGACTCCGCGCACCGCATCGAGCAGGCGCGGCAGTTTCTCCGCACCATCGACCAGGCAAAGGGCCAGGTCGTGGTGGAAACCAAAATTTTCCGTGTGAACTCACGTGTCGGTGAAAAAACCGGCATTGATTGGTCCTCCAGTCTGGGGCCGAACGGCACTCCGCTGGCGGTCACCCGGGATCTCAACAGCATCTTCGGCCTTGATCCGGTGACCTCATCCTCGGGAAATCTCGTGCTTTCCCCGATCCAGCTCAGCGGGGTCCTGCGTGCTCTGGCCGATGGCAATCTCGCCCGCCAGGTTTCCAACCCGACGCTCATCACCGAGGACAATGAAATGGCCTCGATCTTCATCATCGACCGGATCCCGATCCTCACCACCACCACCACCCAGGCCACGACCGGCGGCAATCCGACCGTCACCGAGGAAGTGCGCTACAAGATCGGTGAGGAGGACCCATCCATTTCGGATGATCCCGAGAAGCACCGTGAGATCGGGATTTCGCTGGTGGTCACGCCGACGGTCCTGAATGACGGCACCATCCGCATGCGCATGCGTCCGCGCTCCGCACAAATCTCCGAATATGTCCGCAGCACGGTCACCGGCAACGACTATCCAAAAGTGACCGAAGCCATGATTGAATCGATCGCCCGTGTTCCGGACGGCCACTCGCTGGTGGTCGGCGGTTTTTACGGAGAGATCCAGAACAAGGGCCGCAACAAGGTGCCGATCCTCGGGGATATTCCGGTGATCAATTTCTTCTTCAAGAGCAAGGACACCTCGAAGGAGCAATCGAGCCTCGTCTTCGTGATCACCCCGAAGGCATATGATCCTTCCAACCTGGCGCAGAACAACAGCGTAAGCCGCACCATCCGCGGCAACACCCTCCTTGAACGCGACCACGACTGGGCCGATCCCTACAACCCGGGCCCGGCGCACGAACCGAACCTCCGCCGTGCGGTGAGGAGCCTGCAGCCTGCGGAAGCACCTTACTACCCGCGCGCTGAAGAACTGGCGCCGCCGAAGCCCAAAACCCGGAGGACCACCCCTCCCGGCCGGCCATGA